The DNA sequence CGAGCGGGGCGAGAGCCGCTCGTGCGGCAGGGTCTCCCAGGACGGGTACTCCGCAACCGTGTCCGGCGGCAGCAGCGTGCGCAGCGCGGCGGCCAGGTCCTCGGCCTCCCGGCCCGTCGCGGTGACGGCCAGCACGGTCCGGCCGGTCTGCCGGGCCAGCGCGGCCACGGCGAACGGCCGCGCGCCGGGCGGGCCCACCAGGTCGACGTGCGCCCGGTGCCCGTCTCCGGCTGCCTTCACCGCCTCGGCGAGCGCCGGGTCCGTAACGACGACATCCAGCAGACCGTGCAGACTCATGAAGTTTCCGTCCGGGGATCAGATCAGGGGGTACTGGCAGCGCGGGTTCCCTGGCAGCCGGCTGCTGCCAGGGGCAACGCGAAGGGCCCGACACGTCGGGGGTGCCCGGCGGATCAGGGACGGAAGGGGTCGCGGCGTCCGGTGCGGTGCGGTGCGCCGCGAGGCGCCGGAGCGTCCTCGTCGCGGAGCGATTCGGGCGTTCCGGCAGCGCGGCGAGGCGCCGTACCGGACATCGTGGCCCCGGCCATGATCCGCCGGGCACCCCCGGGGGCCGGGGGTTCCAGGGTACGACCCGGGGGTGACAACCGCGCTCGCAACGGGCGAGCGGGCACCGCCCGCACCCCTCGGCACGGCGGCCCGGGTTCCGTCCGCATCCCCCGGCACGGCGACCCGGGTTCCGCCCACATCCCCCGGCACGGCAGCGGCCCGGGTTCCGCCCACATCCCCCGGCACGGCAGCGGCCCGGGTTCCGCCCACATCCCCCGGCACGGCAGCGGCCCGGGTTCCGCCCACATCCCCCGGCACGGCAGCGGCCCGGGTTCCGCCCACACGTAGCGTCCGCCGCCCGCCCCGCCGCCGTCCATCCGCCCGTCGCGCCGGCACCGCCGCTCGTCGACGGTCGCGCGCCGTTCGTCTCCGTCCCGCACGCAGTTCCGTCGGGGATCCTCACAGGAGTGATCCCAGCGTCTAGTCTTTGCCCGACCATTGCACGGACACGCGGGCGAGTGTACGGCCGGGCGCGCCCCACATGCGGTACGGAGCACAGGGCACGGCGCACAGGGCACGGCGCACAGTCAACGGCACAGAGCACGGGGCACAGTCAAGGGCACGGGGCACGGGGCACGGGGCACGGGGCACGGTCAACGGCACGGCGGAGCGGGCGGCGGCACGGGGCGGACGGCGCGGGGCGATCCCCCTCGGCGCGCGCCCCCACGGCATGAGGCATCGGGGGCGTACGTGGACGAGAACGAGATGTCTGTCTTCGGGATCCCGGAGGCCGAGGAAGAGATCTACCGGCACTTCCTGCGCAACCCCGGCACCCGCGCCGAGGACCTCCACCTCCTGCCGGGCTCCCGGCCCCGGGAGGAGCGCGCCCGGATCGCCCGGCTCCAGGAGCTGGGGCTGCTGCGCGCCGAGGACGCCGAGCGGCGGATCTTCCCGGCCGATCCCGAGGTGGCCCTCACCCGGCTCGTGGACGTCCGGCTGCACGCGCTCCACCAGGAGCTGCGGGGCGTCACCCGATCGCGGCACGTCATTGATGGTCTACGCGCGGAGCAGGGGGCCCGTACGCCCGCTCCCGACACCTCGCGGGGCGCGCTCCTCGCCCACCGCAGCGGCCTGCTCTCCCACATCATTTCCCTGTTCGAACGCATCTGGGACCAGGCCGACGAGCTGTACCGGGCGAGCGACGGCACGGAGAGCGGCGCGGACGGCTCGGCCGCCCGGCCCTCCGGCATCGAGCGGCGGGTCCTGGTGGCGATGTGCACGGTGGGCAAGGACGAGGCGGGCGCGCGGGAGCTGGGGGTGTCGGTGCGAACCTACCGGCGGCACGTCGCCGATCTGATGCGGACGCTCGGCGCGGCCAGCAGGGTGCAGGCCGCGCTGCTGGCCCGGGAACGCGGCTGGATCTAGCGCGGCCGGATCTGGCCGTACTGACCCGTGAGGTCGGGGACGCGGCTGGACCTGGACCCCGTCCGAGCGGGACGGCTTAGCGGGCACGGGGTGGCGCCCGGTCCGAGCGATCCACCTCATGCTCGGGCGGCCTGGGACTGGCGCGGGTCAGGGCATGGCCCCCCGCGCCTACGACGCTCTCCACCGACCGCCCCGGCTGGAACGGGAGTCGGCGCCTTCGAGCGCGGCCACGACGACGGACCGGCGGCACGGTACGCCGACGCGGTGCGTGCCGGGGCGTGGGAGATCGGGTCGAAGGAACTGGTCAGGCGCATCACGGCGGCAGGTGTGCGGGGGCGAAGGGGCGGCCGACGCCGGAGTGGCGGACCACCGTCGGGGGCCGACTCGCGCGCCGCGTGCAACCCGGGCGGCTAGTCGGCGCACTTACCGGGGCGAGACCGTCTCCCGGAAGGAACCCGTATGCGGACCGCCCGTACCCGCCACCCGCTGCTCAAGGCCGTTGCCGCTGCCGCACTCTCCACCGCCCTGCTCACGTCACTGCCCGCGTCCGCGCAGCCGCGGAACACCGATGCCCCGGCCCGCTGGACGGCTCAGCCGCTGCCGTTCACCGACGCCAACCTCACGGACGCCGTGGGCGTGGCGCACGGGCGCACCCTGGCCGCCGGATTTGCCGTGCACAGGGAGGGCAAGGTGCACCGGTTCAGCCCGGTGGTGGCCGAACGGGTGTCGGCCGGGGGAACGTGGCGGCCCGTGGCAGCGGCGTCGGAGGCAGCGGGGAGCGTCAACAGCCGGGTCAACGCGATCGACGCGGACGGGCCGGACGACGTCTGGCTGGTGGGCGACGACGCCTCCGCGCTCGACGGGCAGATCTTCACCCAGCACTACGACGGTAAGCGGTGGAGCGTCGTTCCCGCCGCGTTGCCGGCCAAGGGTGAGGCGGGAGCACTGCTGGACGTCGACACGAGCACGGACGGCGCCTGGGCCGTGGGCTTCGCGCAGATCGAGGTGGCACGCACCTGGGACGAGGAGAAGGGTGGCTGGATCATCGAGTCCCGGAACTCCGGAATCGCCAGGCACTACGACGGGACCGGGTGGCGCGACGTACCGCTTCCCGAGCTCGGGGGCGACTACTGGTACCTGAATTCGGTGCGGGCGGTCTCGGCCGACGACGTCTGGGCGGCCGGATACGACGGGAACTCCGGTGGCCCGCTCCTCATGCATTACGACGGCACGTCCTGGAGCCAGGTCTCGGCCGCCGGGGTGACGGACCGGCCCGGCCACGCCCAGGGGCTCGCGGTCACCCCGGCGGGCGAGGTGTGGCTGGTGGCCGAGGACTGGGCCCCGGCCGACGGGACGACCCGGGCTCTGGTGGCCCGTTACGACGGGAAGCGGTGGCGCGCGGTCGAGGTGCCGGACGTCCAGGCCCGGCCCTTCGGAGTGACGGCCGTGCGCGGCGGCGGTATCGCCGTGGTCGGCCAGACGCTCGGCGAGCGACGCGATGCGCTGGCCTGGCGGTGGACGCCGACGCGGGCCGGGCTCGCCGACGGCTCGGGGACGGGCCGCTGGACGGTGCTCGCCCTGCCGCAGCCCACGACCACGGGCCCGTCCGAGAACTCGGCGAGCACGGTCGTCAGCGACGGGGCCGGCCTGACCGTCCTCGGCACCTCCGTCGTCCCCGGCTTCGAGCCGCAGCCGTTCGCGGCACTCAGGCGAGGCGGACGCTGACCCGGCCGGCCCTGAACCGCCAACCAGCCGACTGCCGTCGCGGGTTGTCGGCCTCCGCCTCTCGGCAGGCCCCCTGGCCGGCGTCCCGCGCCAGGGGGTAGCTGCGGATGGTGTCAGCAGATGACGTGGACGGCGTCGGTCCTGTTGTCCGCCGAGGCCGGGAGGGTGAAGCCCTGGCCGGGATTCGCATGGACGAGGTGCTCCCAGGCGCTGCCGTTCCAGTTCGCGAGGTTCACACGGTGACGGGTGCGGTTGAAGACGGACGTGGCCCGGTCACCGCCGCCCGCGAGACCGATGTTGTCGAACCAGCAGCCGTCCGTCGCGGTGTAGAAGCGCCCCACACCGCCTGCCTCGTCGTACAGGCAGATGTTGCCCGCCGGGCAGTCCCAGGCGGCCTGGGCGCCCGGTGCTGTCGGTGTCGCCGCGGCCGGCACGGCGGTCATGGTCAGTCCGGCGGTGAGAGCCGCAGCCAGCGCGGCAGCCTTGAACTTCATTACGCACTCCCCAAGCTTTCGGACTCCCCGAAACGGGTGTCCGCCTCCAGCGACCGGAACAGTTCCGGTCTGGTCACCTCCTCATACGCCGGGCAGCAGGCCGCCAAGCCTTCCGCCACCCGCACGGCAGTCAGAACCACCCCCACAGCCGAGCGCACGCACTCCCTGCCAGGCCGGCACGCACCGGTTGCACGCACCGGCTCGCGCACCGGCGCACACACACCCGCACCCATCACAGAATCCGCGTATCGGCTGAAGGCACTTCGCGCGGCCCGCACCGAACGGCGGCAGTCGCGGACCGGTCCGGCTCGACACCTGGATCAGCAACACCCGCAGCAGGCGGGAGAAGCTGAGCGACCAGCAGCACGAGCAGCTCGCCGCGCTCGGGGTGGCGTGGGCGACAGCGATCTGACCCCGACGGCGACCTGATCCGCCGCGGGGCCAGGGCCGCCCGGGGCCAGGCCACCCGGGGCCAGGGCCACCCGGGGCCAGGGCCGCCGCGGTGCTCGCTCTCAGCGGCCCTGGCCCGGCCTGGCACGATGGCGTCCATGAATCCCCAGCCCCACCCCTGCCAGGGGCTCGGTTCCGGCCAAGCAGCCGCAGACGTCCGTGCGGCTGCCCGACTCGTTGCCGCGCGCTATCCGGAAGCGACCGGCGCGGTGCTGGGCGGTTCCGCCGCCCGCGGTCAGTCCACACCGAGCAGTGACCTCGACATCACCGTCCTTCTCCCTGATCACGGCATGAGACGTCGTGAGGTGCTTCGTCACGACGACCGCTTGGCCGAGGTCTTCCTCAGCAGCCGCTCCGGCCTGCGAACCGCCTTCACGGAAAGCCGCACAACGCGCAGGGCCACCGCACTCTTCCTCTTCGCCGATTCCCTCGTTCTCCACGATGCCGACGGTCATGTCGAGGCGCTTCGTCAAGAAGCGAAAGCCCTGTTGGCAGCGGGCCCGGATCCTCTGACAGGGCCCGAGGTCGATGCCCAGCGAGCCCTGCTCACCGACCTCTTGGACGATCTCACCGACACCAGCCCCCACAGCGGCCCTCACGAACAACTGGCGGTCGCGGACCGCATCCTGCGCGAAGCGGCGCATTTGCTCACCGCGCACCACCGCACGTGGAACGGCGCCGGAAAATGGCTGCCCAGGCGTCTGAAAGCAGCTGATCCCCATCTCGGCCAGCACCTGCTCGACGGGCACCTCGCCCTGGCCAGACACGCGGACCCGACCCCGTTGACGACCTCGGTCATGCGCGTGCTGATTCTGACAGGCGGCCCTCTC is a window from the Streptomyces sp. MMBL 11-1 genome containing:
- a CDS encoding helix-turn-helix transcriptional regulator; the encoded protein is MDENEMSVFGIPEAEEEIYRHFLRNPGTRAEDLHLLPGSRPREERARIARLQELGLLRAEDAERRIFPADPEVALTRLVDVRLHALHQELRGVTRSRHVIDGLRAEQGARTPAPDTSRGALLAHRSGLLSHIISLFERIWDQADELYRASDGTESGADGSAARPSGIERRVLVAMCTVGKDEAGARELGVSVRTYRRHVADLMRTLGAASRVQAALLARERGWI
- a CDS encoding peptidase inhibitor family I36 protein, whose product is MKFKAAALAAALTAGLTMTAVPAAATPTAPGAQAAWDCPAGNICLYDEAGGVGRFYTATDGCWFDNIGLAGGGDRATSVFNRTRHRVNLANWNGSAWEHLVHANPGQGFTLPASADNRTDAVHVIC
- a CDS encoding nucleotidyltransferase domain-containing protein; its protein translation is MNPQPHPCQGLGSGQAAADVRAAARLVAARYPEATGAVLGGSAARGQSTPSSDLDITVLLPDHGMRRREVLRHDDRLAEVFLSSRSGLRTAFTESRTTRRATALFLFADSLVLHDADGHVEALRQEAKALLAAGPDPLTGPEVDAQRALLTDLLDDLTDTSPHSGPHEQLAVADRILREAAHLLTAHHRTWNGAGKWLPRRLKAADPHLGQHLLDGHLALARHADPTPLTTSVMRVLILTGGPLREGHVDR